AAGCAAGCGCCGTAGATGCCCTCGCTGTCGACGCGTTGCACGTATATATATATCTACCCcacgaagaagaagaacaagatcgATCGATCTCATTCCCCTCCCCTACCCTTCCCCTCCGCTCCGGTGCAAAGGAAAGGAAAGGGTGGAAGCAAGAAACAAGGCATCTCATTCCCCCAGCACCAGCCCCACACCTCGCCACCTTGCCGccctcccctccctcctcctctgttcttcttcttcctcttcaccTTTATCTCCCCCTCCCCCCGCGTCCAAGAATCTATCTCCCTTCCATTAATTCCCTCCTCACATTCCCCTTCCTTGCGTGCACACGCGGTTTGGTAGATTTGCCAGAGCGGCACTGGTACACAGATTGTTTGTTCGTTTCTTCCATGGTCGGTTGCCTCTTTGAGTGAGTGAGCAAGCGAGAggggcgaagaagaagaggacgggGACAAGCACATCTATCCTGTGACTCCAAGCTTGGCATCTCCCCACTCCCACACTGTTTCTTCTTCCCATCCCCTGCCCTGCCCTCCCCCCGCATGCCACTCGCGTGCCGCCCCAGTCCGTTGGTTGGTTGCAAcgacgcctcctcctcctgccgcaTTGTGCCCACCCTTCGTCTTCTTTAGCCTGAGCCCGGACGCGCACATACCAGAGAGAGAGACACGCACAAGCAGAGCGCCGCTCTGCGACCCCGCATTGCCCCAAGAAACGCGCGCCGCGGAGATTGCGTCCCTCCCCTCCTCGCTCCGGCAGGCGGCAGCGCATGCCCGCCGCGACGGGCTGACGGCGGCGCAGTCGGCGATGCGGTTCACGGCGGGGGGCTCGTCGACGCGGTCGTGGCAGCCCAAGCCGACGGCGGACACCACGGACCTGCGCTTCTGGCTGACCTGGCGGGTGGCGGTGTGCGCGCTCTGGGTGCTCTGctgcgtcgccgccgccgcctaccTCATCTGGCGCCACGAGGGACCCCGCGCgcaccgccgccccggcgccgCCAAGCAGGACACGGCGCGGCGAAGGCCGGACGGGCTGCTGTACGACGACGAGGCGTGGCGGCCGTGCCTCCGCGACATCCACCCGGCCTGGCTGCTCGCCTACAGGCTCGTCTCcttcttcgtcctcttcagcctcctcatcgtcatcgtcatctcCGACGGCGGCAACATCTTCTACTACTACACCCAGTAAGCCTTCCTTCCTCCACCAACCCACCACCATCATCTTTTTTTACTCTGTTTCCGAAGAAAGATTTTTTTACTTGGGTCGGGTGATGCTTTTTTGAGAGGTTATTACTCGGGTGATGATTGGCTGCAGATGCAAAGTTGGGTTAAAGGTTTATGCTTTGGCATTTCCCATTTATTTAGGTGATTAAAATCCTTCAGGCTGTAAATATTAACTGGAGTGGCAGCCAGCAATGTATGTGGTGTGCCCAGCAGCAACTTTGGCATCTGTTCTCTCTTGTTGTGAATTTGAATTTTATCTCAGGGGAAGGGAATAAAGGGAGGCTTCTTCTCATGATTACATCAACTACTGATCTTTGACATGTTTCCTCAATAAACTAAGAGCAGTCAGAATCTGCAAAAATTTGCTTGCATTGATATTGATCTTCTGTGCACAACTGATGGCTGGCAGAAGTTTGCTAGTAGTACCTAGCTTCCACAGCAAGCCACTCCACAACTGTTGGGTTTCGTTTCATTTTTCAGTTGTACATTTTTTGGGGTATTAAGGCAGTTTAGAGTTAGTTTTATTCATGAGGCAGTACTTCATTTTAATATTTTGAAAGGGCCTCTCACAGGACCAATCTCACAACCAAACATAAGCAGGACAGTGTTGAGTTTCATTTCCACTGGTATTTATTTTGGGGCATCAATGCATTTTAGAGATAGTCTTGATGGATGCAGTGCTTCAATTTAATAATCAGTAAGGACCTTCTAGTACATGCTTTGTCAAGCACATTAAGGGAACAATCTTTTTTGTGCAGTACAATATCACACAAGCAGGGCAGTGATGTGGGAATACCTGTTCCATTGAGGATTTCTGACACCAGATTAGTTTAGCAGCCCCATTTTGATACCATTACTTTTCTGGGGGGCAAATCTCCAGTGTGCTTTTCTTTTCCtccaaaggaaaagaaaatgtggTGTGTAACTGGTTGGTAGCATCAAAGCTGTCTGCAAAGCTGTGATACTACATGCTGGTGTCTGTGACCCTGCTCTCAGTAAGCAGCATTTGTCCCTAGCTTGCACGTACTAAGTGGTTGTTCAACTGTCTATCACGCAGGTGGACCTTCATTCTGGTGACGGTTTACTTCGGGGTAAGCGAAAATAGTCTGTCTCCTCGCTGATTTCTTGGTGCACAATGATGGGTGTCCCCACGACCTCTATCAGTGTCCTCACAGTCCTTATCTGAAAAAGACCATATGCTGTTCTGTGAATTCCTCAGCTTGCGACGACGCTTTCGATCTACGGGTGCAGCAAGTTCGCCGCGTGCAATGCCGTGGCGGCGATGTCCGACGCCGAGCAGGGTCCCTACGCCGTCCACGGGGCCGCCCCGAAGCCGATCGTCGACGGGGAGGACGACGGCACGAGGGAGGTCGCCGGGTTCTGGGGGTACCTGCTGCAGATCATCTATCAGGTAAAAGAGGTTTTTTCATGCCACCCGTAAACTTTGAAATGTTTGGCCAACATGGAGCCTCTTTCCAGATTTCATATTGGAGAGGGACATCTGCACTGACATCACATCTTCATTGCATTTGCACTTGCATGGAGGGGTGGTCTCAGTTTTGCTTTTCAGGTGCAATTATTAGTGCTCCTGGGCAGTTAACATCATGCACCAGAAACTAAAGTGTGTTTATAATGTGCTCTGCTGAATTGGATTCCTGTGCGTCAAAGATCAGGATGTGACCACATACTAGCATCTTTGTCTGGCAGATCCTACATGAGCCACCTTCTTGGTTGTTGGGCTGGACCCAAATGCCCAATCTCTTAGTAGTTCCTTGCACCTGAAGGCCTTGCTTGATCACCTTTCTTTACCCCGTATCTCAAGTGCAGGGCTGGCTTTTTTAGCTGTAGCATCAGGAATAAAGACAATTTTTTGTTTATTTATCTCTGTTTATTGATTTGCTAGGCCTGACTGTATCAGAATTAAGACTGGACATCTCTCTAGGCTTGGATAAATTATAGACAAGGGGTAGTAGATATTTCCACTGATAATAACCATAGCTACAGCTTCCAGTGAAGTTCCAGTAGAAAAATGGGGGAAAACATATTACAACAAGTGATAATTGGCAGCTTATGCAAGACAGTTTTTACCATTTTAATAACAATTCACCAAACAAGTATTCTGACGTCTCCAGCTCTGTTGGCACAGACAAATGCAGGAGCTGTGATGCTTACAGACTGCGTCTTCTGGTTCATCATTTTCCCATTCCTCACCGTAAAAGATTACAGTATGAATTTTGTAAGTGTGTTTGTCAATTTCTTGGCTTTTGTGTTCATCATCTGATGGATGCTAATCAGTTTGCTAACTTGATCCTTGTCTGACAGCTACTGATAGGAATGCACTCGGTCAACGCTGTTTTCCTGCTCGGCGAAGCATCGCTAAATAGCCTGGTAAGTGGATGAACACTGAACTTGATCACCAAATCTAAGTTGATGCATGGTTTTTATACAGTTTTATTATTCACCGCATCTGATTTCAACTTCACACAACTTTTACAGCGCTTCCCGTGGTTCCGGATCGCGTATTTCTTCCTTTATACGGCGCTTTACGTTGTTTTCCAGTGGATCGTCCATGCATCTACTCCAACCTGGTAAAATCCCCAGCTTCCATTCCCTCCCTAGAGCAGAAATACTGTCTGCATATTTTCCTTTTGTCACTGAATGTATGTCATGTGAATTCTGGCAGGTGGCCCTACCCGTTCCTCGACCTCTCGTCTAATCTGGCGCCTTTGTGGTAATTCCATTTACCACCCTATAACAGCAATTATTTCCCTTCCATGTTTGACGTAGATTTTATTAACTGAACTATGTGTGATCACAAGCTGAGCCTGAACCTATTGCGCAGGTACTTTGCGGTCGCGTTCATGCAACTGCCATGCTACTTGATCTTCAGACTGGTGATGAACCTGAAACACCACCTTCTCGCCAAGCATTTCCCGGATAGCATGGTCCTAGGATACTAGCATCGGTGAACAAACATCCATGCCGGTCTTCTTCCTTCGACCCTCCACGCGAAAAAAGGCGGTGCGAATCGGCAGGAAGAACGACAACCGGACAATGGCGGCGTGGCAGTAAATCGGGTGGTGTGGCAGTAGATTGTTTGCGAGAAATCTTAGTTTCTTACGCATTTGCGCGCCTCTCCTGCAAAAAAAGGGGATAGGGGAGCGTGCACGTGCCTTTTATACGGGTATAGTTTCGTGACGGTAAATCGGGGGTCACGGGTGATCAGAGTTTTTGCAGTAACTGGGAGTGAAAGGAGAAAACCAAAGAAGAATGTGTACATATACCTACCGCTTGGTTGATTGGTTGGTGAAATGGAGATATTGTTGGCTAATTGATTTAGTACTAGTAGTACATAACTTGTTTTGGAGTAGATGGACTGACTGGTCATCATGAATTTACGTATGTGGCTAATGTAATCTCGTCGCGGTTGCATGCTGTCCTTATATATAAACCAATGGGCTGGAAATAGGACCCTTAAAATGAGGACAAAGCTTGTGAACTGGAAATGGAACGCTGGAAGCGGGGGGCACAAGCTATATCTATTGATGTGCTTCTGTCTGTGATTTTGCGCTCTTATCGGAACAGACACAAAAACCGGCTTGTTAGGAAGAATCTTGCGACGAAAAAGGTGGTTTCCTGGCCTACGTACGTAGGTACCTTCCCGTCCAAGGCTTGTAATATGCTCATCAGATCCAGCCTAGCTAGCGGTAACATGATCGATTTGGTATCGTATCGATCCCTTCCTCTTCCAGAAGCAGCAGCTACATATAGCTAGTTTGTAGCACGATCGATCCATCGATCATAGCCCCCGCGTTTGACAAAAAAGCTTCATCATCCATATGGATCTGACTCGACTCGAACTAGCATTAGCATTAGGATAGGCCCTAATGATGACCATGATGAATCGACATCGATCAAAGGTGTAGTATTTTCTAATCGCGGAGGGAGGGTTCATCAGAATCGATCGGACATGTATAGATATACTTCCTGTCCTCGCAACAAGGAAAAGAGGAAAGATACTTGAGGCAGTTGGGATTTGGGAAGAGGGGTGAGGGGGGCGTGATTGCCCAATGAATGCCATGTCCTCCTCTCTTTTCGTGCACAGCTGACCGGTGCATGGATCACGCAGCGAGAATCGGGGAAGGTCGGCGTACAAGGGTCCTTGGCGGCATCATCACGGTTGCAAACTTCCAATCCACGGACAGACGCCATGCCTAGCATGCATCTCCTACTCGCTCCATGGAAGTGGACCTGCTGAGAATTTCCTCTCCCAGATGAGCGACAATTGCTAGGGGGCCTATGCTACGTTTGTTAATTAACTAGTTATAAAATACTCGCGGCTAATTAGTAGGTTTCTCTTTCTACTAACAAGTGTTCGTTCTAGCTACCATGTGGCACAGGCAGCAGCTAGTCACTAGTCACGCTTTCGATAATTTCGTGCATTCTTTCTTTTTTGACAGGAATAATTTCGTGTATTTTTGCTGTGTGGAAAGATCAGCCAGTGCCGTAGCCGGCCAAAGGTTGTTTATCAAGTATAAATTGCTTAATAATACATATTTAATTAGGAAATGGACGTACGTTTACGTACGAGCATCATATCATGCATGGTGGTGATTACCATGATCATGCCCACAGAAGTGCATGTGCGTGCCCTTATTGAATTCATGCTCCAGCCAACTCATCCgaaagtccgaactgatggagggaggtgggcaatatatttcaacactcCCCCTCACGTCTAGGCTATTTTAGTTCTTAGACGTGGGATCGATGTAGGCCGCAGAATCGTTTTATTTAATACTGCGTTGGCAGGGTattgaactcaagacctcttggctctgataccatattGAATTCATGCTTTAGTCAACTCATCCAAAAGTCCAAACTGATGGAGAGAGGtgggcaatatatttcaacagCCCTAGTACTTTATTACTTTATAATTTTGGTACACTAGTATATGTCTTGTTGATTGTTTAATTATAGAGTGGGACTCGACTGGATTCTCTACGGCGGCTGATTGTAATGGTGTCTTCTAATGTTAATCCCAATGAAACGTGGTTGTTGGCGAACGGTGCAAAGAATACACGAGGCAAGGCTACCATACGTTGTTGGATTGCTACTTAGCCTTCCTATGCCGATCCTGTCAAAGCGAAAGGGATTCATAATGGACACGCGTTCAAACTCTTTTATTCGCGCCTTTCCTATGCCGATCATGTTCAAATTAACCAGCCCCCCTTTTACACGCTTTTTTCTTTTTGCGAGGAACTGTCTTTGACACGTTGACATATGAAGGTTCCCTTTGATGGCGGACACTATGCGTCAGCCAGGTGATGATTGGACAAGATCCATCGCCTCAGCAATCTTTGGTTAACGAGCACAACAAATGTTCAATCTCTGCCCATCAGCCGCAACCCTTTGCAACAAGGCCTCTGTTGTGCTCCGGTTTGAATCTTCTTCTGCTGTTGCGACACGCCCTATGCCACGACTGCAACAACCCTTTGCAATAGCACCATGTTGAGCTCGACCCTTTGCAACGAAACACCAGTTTGCTCTCTGATTCTAACATTCTTCTACCATTGCAACATGCCCTATGTTGTGACAACAGGAACATGTTGCAGACTTTGTGAAGGATGTCGATGTGGTAATGTGGTGCCAACAGGGAACACATATATGTGGGGATATGACAATGAGCGCACGATCACACTTCATCCAGCGGCTGCGCATGCGGTGGACACTACTCATGGAACTGTCGGGTGAGCGCTAGTGTTTTCCCTCTTTGATCCAGAGAATCTTCATGTAAAAATTGGAAATACTACATCCTATAGAAAATTTATAGCATCACTCAAACCACTTGAGAAAAGAACTAGTACTCCTTTGTATGAAAATATTAGATGTTTTTTTGTGTAAACTAGACCAATAAAAGTCTTGTTTTTGATACAGACACAGGCAGAGCTATGTGTTACGTAAAAGGTCCACGGCCTGCCCAGTCCATGGAAAATGCAGTGAAGGAATGAGAGTATGTTGGGTTGTGAGTGCAAATATACTGGGCTTTCTTTCTAGCGGCCCGCCCAGATTTAGTGATGTAGCTCCGCCACTGAATACAGAGGGACTATTTGTTTTCCTATGATGAAATGAAACATACCAAATCCCATAAAATTCAAATGTACATGACATCAAGATCATATGTTTTTTCAAGGGGTTATGCAAACTAAGGAGGCCCTAAAATTGTACTAGCTTAGGAGTGGTTGCTTTGCCTCCAAGGGGTAGTACATTAAGAAAGTTAACAAGGTGGAATGACGATTAAGAATTCCTTGAGGACAATATAAGAGTAGAGTCAGCAATGTACGTTTGGCTTCGACGATGGTATAACAATAAAATGTTTTCATTACTTCCTCCATTTTCTCGGTGCATTTTTAAGTAACTTTGGCCATTAACTTGAACAACTGGAGATGAGGTATGCCGCAAAAATAATACCACCGAATCTACATATGGAAAAAGGTTCTAACGGTCCCTCCATAActtaatataagaggtttttTACACTATCTTATATTAAGTAACAGAGGGGGTATCTTTTTGTTTATGTCGGTCAGATTTCGTTGGTTAAACTGATGATCAAAGTTAAGAGTTTAAATAGGGGATGATCTTGCATGGcgaaacagagggagtagctaGCAGAGGGTGTGCGTCATTACTTCTAGTCATAGTTCTGATACACTTTGCTAATCATACGTTTTCTGCGATCATGGTTTATCTCTAATTAATTAACTTTCTGAAAATGTGCAACACTAGTGAACAACCCAACCAACACCATTTCAAAATCTAGTTAGACATTAAGAAAAaagatttttttagaaaaggaggatgacccccggcctctgcatctgggagatgcatgcggccactttattgattattctcgaggaccttacaaagtattacaacaatatgcctgaatccgtcatcttggcaacatatgccactactcctatccatatgatgaagggatgctagctgggccaaatacccagaccactcacctaaacctatcatcaaaagccggaagccccagccgagccacataccgggtctggggcacaaaccggtctgacgcactcacatgtgtcgtcgccgccatcttccacaggtccgtcttcagagcagatattgaggcttctaccttgtcaagccactctgccatcgacgccaccatgatgccagacagccacctcctcctgcgcgagtccatctacACGCATCGGGCGCCGAGTCTCCGctgcgccacgccgccgagatCCGCCGTCTTCGATGCGGAGGAGGAAACACCGCTCCACCTCTGGGCGCATCGCCGGCCACCTGCCGCGATGTCGTGCAAGTCCAGCTCTGGGAAAGCACACAGGGAATCACGATCTTCAAGACGACGCCCTCAGGAGGGAAAGCGACGTATCACGCCATCGTCTGGTCCTGCACCGCAGGTCCTAGGCTTTCACCCGAAGAAAGTGACCCGAGAGCGGAGGAGGTCGGAGAACTCCACAACGGCCCCCAGGAGGAGAGCGACATCCGCAGACACCGCGCCGTCGGCTTTCGCCCGGAGCAACCCTACCTCCGCACCCTCACGCTGCCGGACGAGGAGGGGGGAACCCCAGCGCCGCCAGCATGCGAACCCACTGGCCCAAGCACCTAttgcgcggcggcggcgccatcACCATGCACGACCACCAACCTCACCACCGGCCGAAGCTAATGGGTCAGATCGGCCGAGCCCGCCACGGCCAGATCTGGAACCTCGGGACGTCGTCGCGTCGAGGCAGCCACGAGCAGCCGACAGCCCATCACCCGCGAGAGGACGAGGACGCCGCGTCGGGCAACCGCCACGCCGGCCGGAGACGCCGAGGGCGAGTCTCCCACCACCACGGGCTCACGCCGGCAACCTTGGCCGCCGAGCGCGCGGAgatccccgccgccaccgtcctcCGGCGCGGGCTTCGCCCAGTGGACtcatccggcggcggcgggcggggggACGTGCTGTAGAggggagtggcggcggcggcgtaccTAGGGTTCCCCCGAGCCGCCCTGGGGACGACGCGGGGGTCGGACGGTTGGTTGACTTTGATAAATAAGTACCAGAGTGCTTGTTATGAATTAACATGCCATCATGGGTGATCGCACTCTATCAAAATCCAGTACTCAAGAACCACCAATGAACCAACAAAATTCAACACTTAACAACCAGGAGGACGCTGCATGTAATCGTAGCTCGACCCTTTTGCAACAGGACTAATCAACCACCTAAAATCCAGGGCATCAAAATTAAACGTTATCTCTTCCTTCTGGTATATATCCTAACTAACTTATGCAAGGCAGGTCGAGCTAGCTATAGCAAGCCAAAGTGGCATGTCATCAGAAGGTCAGCCATCACTCTCCATAAATAAAGGACAAAGCAAAAActgaaaaaacaaaataaaggAACAATATCAAGAAAAGGAGAGGGCAGAAAAAAGGCAAAAGGCTTGTGTCAGCTGCGCTCTACTCTCACTCGGCAATCATCATAGTGCTAATACGAATTAACTATAGTGGGAGGTGTAGTCAGTGAACGTAAAACATGAAGACCGCAGGTGACTGGCCGAACACGCACCTGCTTACGCGACACACAGCCAAAGCAAAAGATGGCATGCATCACCCTGCAGCTATAGCATGTTGGCATATTGTAATTTGTAAAACACCAGTCAAACACGTGGATTGGGTATCTTTTCCGTTGGAAATGTAAAGGATCGACGATGCATGGGTACCTAGAAGGAGGGAACGTGTGTGTATATATCTCTGTGTGGCCGGTTGCCGGTTGTCGATGAACTAGTAATATAATTTGGGTACGTACGTACATGGTGCAATATGACGCAAATCAGCAACTGGAATATTTCGATGGAGTGGTATATATCAGCATCCAGCAAAGAACACGCTCATTCCAGCGTGCGGGGCCAAAAGAGGAGAATATCCTGTGGCGCAAGATGCTCTACTCTACTGGATGCATCGTCAACACGGCAGGGCTTTCATGGTGGCCTTGCCCGTATGCCATGGAAACGGAATGAGCATTGGCAGCTTCCCTCATCCATGGCCCACCGTCAAGAcggagagatagagagagaaagtaGTACTCCCATGCAACAGTGCACAGTGAGTCGGTCACATGCTTTGTTCTGTTTTTGGacgtggacgagctggacgaggTCACAAGGAAGGTGAGGGGAGACAGCGTCGCTGTCGCGGTCGTTGTCCTAACAACGAGACCATGCAGGCAGTAGAGTAGCCTGTGTGGCTGTGTGTGTGCATGGGAGTACGGTACATGCCAAGTGGACAGCCGAATCATTCCTCAATCGATCTGGCCCCACGTGTATCCCTTGTACGGCCAGGATGTGGATAGACCAGTGGATACGATACGATCGATACCACCCACAGGCTTCATCCACCGCCTAGATCTTAATCAGCTGCATGCTTAGGCAGGTTATTGTCCGTTTGGAccccttctttctttttcttcgaGAGATCTGCTTAGACATCGGACTGTACAGAATTTTGCAAGGAATGGAACGTGACAACTTTCCAATGACCTGATAGAATATATGATAGGCATCAATTCATCCAATATCCATTTCTGAGTCCGGACTCATCTGTACCCGGTGAATAGTAAAATAAAAAATTACTAAAAAGATTCAGGAAAAACTGAATTTTCTTTTATGGAATATGTTAAAGTGCGAGAGGCCGTGCCAATTTTCACCTCATTTAAACATCTGAGTATATCTCTACAAAAAAGGTGGCATGGGGTCCGAACAGTACATGAACAGTAAACTGTTTCATATACCCGAATTTTTCTTTTTTGTCGGGAGCTACTCATATGCCCAAATGAGCCGAAAATTGGCGTGGGCCTCACGTAGTGAAAATATCTTCCATGAATAGAAccggattttttttaaatgtagTATTTTTTTTACTTTACTGTTCATGGCAGGGGCAGATGAGCTCAGGAGCCAAAATAGCCGTACTCTCCATTCATCTATTTCCGAATTAAGAAAAAAAAATCTTCGAACCTAGTTCTACAGCAAAAGAACACATTAATTTGTAATCATTTTCCTAGATTTTTTATGCCTGGTTCTTGGAAAACAAGAATTCATGCGAGATTAGCTCTTTAGCGCTGATTTGATTCAAagcatttttcaaaaaaattatactccctccattccaaaaaaAGTGTCATGATTTTAGTTTAAATTACATTCAAATACTACATAACAATTGTGTGGGTTAATTGTTTTATTCATAGGATTTTCTTAAAATTTCTTTGTGCCACATTTCGTAGGAAATTTAGCTTTCGAGCGAACCTCTTGAAACGAATCATTACTTTTGCTATGATTGAGTCAAAGAAACCATAATCCAATATTATTCGAATGGGCAAGAATTGCAAAACTAAAAAGGCATATAAAAAGAGAATTCCCATATCGCAGTAAACTCTATAAAAATAACCCCAGGAAGACATAGCTAAGGTTATAAGTGCCATTGAAGAAAACAATTTTTTGGACAATGATTCGAGCTCAATATCGTGCCAACCATGATGCAATGCTAGCGTCATAAGTGCCCCAtgaatcatatgaaagatgctactgCTACATACCACGGCCTCAACCTCAATCATACGCTTTGTACATATCCTGTAGTGTCTCTCTCTTTCCTCTCAGGTCAAGAAGCTTCTACTTGTACGTATGTATACAAGTTTACGTACGCACAAGGGCATCGTCCGCTTCCCGCTCGATATATAGAAATGTACATGCTCTGAATTTGTGAACACGGCCGGGCCTGTGCGGTAGTGATATCGATCGATGGTGTTGTGACCCTTCGTCGTGCGGCCTGGCTCTGGCTCTGCTGGAGGGTCAAAGAGGACACATGGATGCATCATTCATCAGTGGCGCCaaaacgcatgcatgcatgcatggaccATGTTCCATCGATCCATCTGAATGATGGATCTGCATGTGCAGGTTTTGCACCCGTGAACCGTGAATAGCTGCCCATTTGGCGTCACCTGGGCCCGATTCCGACTAACTTCATGCCACGTAAATAACCCGTCATTGTAGTTCTACTTTGTCCTCGGTGCATAAACCGATGCACTTTCCCTTCAATGGACGGGTGTTTGATCTCAAGAGAAATTGCATATATACTTCCTTCCAAGTGCCCATCAATCAGTCTATCTGGATATGCATGCAGAAGCAAAATAAAGGAGAAAGAAAGCAGTGGATATATTCTGTTCTTCTCATCTCGggtccatgcatatgcatgcatgcatgaagcGCAACTGTAGTCCATCTACGTGGAGTGGGCATGCTAGGAAAAGATGAAGCTTGTCATGTCAAATCACCGATTGCCCCActcactagtacaaaacagggctttcgtcacagggcaatattcacattagtcccgattcagtcacgaaccgggactaatgtgaccattggtcccggttcatgcggctaaggcattagtcccggttggtggcaccaaccgggactaaaggttagtcctctagtcactaaagggcccatcaaactctaaccaccaccaccaccacccccctcgtggaccgccttttcagttttagaaaaaacaaaagaaaatgatggaaatgtcaaaaaaataaaataaaataagtttcccatgtgatatgtggtctagttgttgggaaaattaacaaatatgaatttcgactatatttgcaaaatctctctggaatttcttaaaatgggcataacttttgcatacgaactcggatgaaaaagttttttatatgaaaaatcatctactcgaaaagttatatccgaatttaacgggggaaccgcgttaaacattttcaaaatcctcaaaaacctaacagaaaaaaagatacggggcttttaagatctggagaggcaaaaaaattcaaaaaatttcaaattgtggtcaaactgtggtcaaacaatggtcaaactaattattctagaatattagtgttactaaataattatttcagtttttttgaattttggtcaaatctggtcaaacagtggtcaaacaatggtcaaactaattattccagaaatattagtgttactaaataattattgttttttaaaacaataatttcaaactcaaacagtgaaatgtgtcacttcatactcaagctaaattcctgagggttaatagaattgacatcttactattgtcaggaaaacaacaagtgcagacttggaaacgagggacaatagaacccggaagttaa
The sequence above is a segment of the Aegilops tauschii subsp. strangulata cultivar AL8/78 chromosome 6, Aet v6.0, whole genome shotgun sequence genome. Coding sequences within it:
- the LOC109773533 gene encoding uncharacterized protein, whose amino-acid sequence is MRFTAGGSSTRSWQPKPTADTTDLRFWLTWRVAVCALWVLCCVAAAAYLIWRHEGPRAHRRPGAAKQDTARRRPDGLLYDDEAWRPCLRDIHPAWLLAYRLVSFFVLFSLLIVIVISDGGNIFYYYTQWTFILVTVYFGLATTLSIYGCSKFAACNAVAAMSDAEQGPYAVHGAAPKPIVDGEDDGTREVAGFWGYLLQIIYQTNAGAVMLTDCVFWFIIFPFLTVKDYSMNFLLIGMHSVNAVFLLGEASLNSLRFPWFRIAYFFLYTALYVVFQWIVHASTPTWWPYPFLDLSSNLAPLWYFAVAFMQLPCYLIFRLVMNLKHHLLAKHFPDSMVLGY